In Novosphingobium kaempferiae, the DNA window GCCAGCAGGCCGCGCGCCACTACGACATCCGCAGCGACATCAATGGCCTGCGCGCCAACATCGACCGCGCCGCCGCCCGCCGCACGATCTCGCAGCGCGAAGCCAGCGGCCTGCGCCGCGACGTCGCCGACATCCAGCGCCTCTACGGCCAGTACTCGCGCGGCGGCCTCTCCGCTCAGGAGACCCGCACCCTCGGCAACCGCGTGAACAAGGTCTACGTCGCCCTGCGCATGGAGCGCCACGACTATGACCGCCGCCGCGGCTGATAACAAAATTACTTGAAAGGGCGCGCTCGCACCGCTTGAATTGCGTGGCGAGCGCGCCTATTCGCGCCCAATCATGACAACGAATCCGCGCACCCTCTACCAGAAGATCTGGGACGCCCACGTCGTCGACAAGCGCGACGACGGTACCTGCCTCATCTATATCGACCGGCACATCGTCCATGAAGTGACGAGTCCGCAGGCTTTCGAAAGCCTTCGCGCCGCCGGCCGCCCGGTACGCCGTCCCGACCTTACCCTTGCGGTGCCCGACCACAACCTGCCCACCACCGCACGCCGCGACGCCAACGGCAACCGCGTGCCCATCGCCGATCCCCAGAGTGCCCAGCAGCTGGAAATGCTGGAAAAGAACGCCCCCGCCTTCGGCATCCGCTACATCGGCGACGCCGATCCGGAACAGGGCATCGTCCACGTCGTCGGTCCCGAGCAGGGCTTCTCGCTGCCCGGCGCGACGATCGTCTGCGGTGACAGCCACACCGCCTGCAACGGCGGCCTCGGCGCGCTGGCGTTCGGCATCGGCACCAGCGAAGTCGAGCACGTCCTCGCCACGCAGACGCTGCTGCTCAAGCAGGCGAAGACCTTCGAGGTCCGCGTTGAGGGCAAGCTCGGCGCAGGTGTGACCCCAAAGGACGTGATCCTGCACGTCATCGGCGTCATCGGCACCGCCGGTGGCACCGGCTACGTGATCGAATACACCGGCAACGTCTTCCGCGAGATGTCGGTGGAAGGCCGCCTGACCGTGTCGAACATGTCGATCGAGGGCGGCGCCCGCGCCGGTCTGGTCGCGCCGGACGAGACGACCTTCGCCTACGTCAAGGGCCGCCCCTACGCGCCGAAGGGCGAGGACTGGGACAAGGCCGTCGCTTGGTGGAAGAGCCTCGCGACCGACGAAGGCGCGACTTACGACAAGTCCGTCTTCATCCGCGCCGAGGACATCCAGCCGACCGTCACCTGGGGCACCAGCCCCGAGGACACCTCCGGCATCGGCGGCGTCGTCCCCAGCCCCGAAGACTTCGCCGACGCCTCCAAGCGCGATGCGGTCAAGCACAGCCTCGACTACATGGGCCTGACGCCCGGCACCAAGCTCACCGACGTCGAAGTGCAGAACATCTTCATCGGCAGCTGCACCAACAGCCGCATCGAGGATATCCGCGCCGCCGCCGAAGTGCTCAAGGGCCGCCACAAGGCCGACAACGTGAAGTGGGCGATCGTCGTCCCCGGATCGGGTCTGGTCAAGGCGCAGGCCGAGGCCGAGGGTCTCGACAAGATCATCATCGATGCGGGCCTCGAATGGCGCGAGCCGGGCTGCTCGGCATGCCTCGCCATGAACCCGGACAAGGTTCCGGCGGGCGAACGCTGCGCCTCCACCAGCAACCGCAACTTCACCGGCCGTCAGGGTCCAGGTGCGCGCACCCACCTGATGAGCCCGGCGATGGCCGCCGCCGCCGCCGTCACCGGCAAGCTGACCGACGTGCGCGATCTGGCGCCCGTGACCGAACCGGCCTGAACTGATAGGATAGTTTCATGTCCAACGATTCCGACAACTCGCTGGCCGGAAAGGCCGCGCTCGCCGCCGGTGCCGCCATCGGTTCGGCCGCCATCGCCGCCGCCCTGCTCTTCGTGAAGCGCCGCAGCGACCGCAAGAAGACCGAAGCGCCGCCGAAGACGAACACGGCGCCGCACTTTCCGTCAGAGACCGACTGATGCAGGCGATCAACCACGTCGCCGGCAAGGCGATCCCATTCGGCCGCAAGAACGTCGACACCGACGTCATCATCCCGGCGCACTGGCTCAAGACCATCACCCGTGAAGGTCTCGGCAAGGGCGCGTTCGAGTCGGTCAAGAAGGAAGAAGGCAACGTCTTCACCGACCCGGCCAACGCCGGTGCGCCGATCCTCATCGCGGGCGACAACTTCGGTTGCGGCTCCAGCCGTGAGCACGCGGCCTGGGCGCTGCTCGACATGGGCGTGACCTGCGTGATCGCGCCGAGCTTCTCGGACATCTTCTCGGGTAACGCCTTCAAGAACGGCATCCTGACCGTGGCGCTGCCGCAGGAGGCGATCGATCGCCTGATGGAAGTCGCACTGACCGACCCCATCGACATCGACCTCGAAACCCAGTCGGTGACGACCCCGTTCCAGGACCGCTTCACCTTCGAGATCGACCCGTTCCGCAAGCACTGCCTGCTCAACGGCCTCGACGAGATCGGCCTGACGATCGCGCAGGGCGATGCCATCTCGTCCTATGAAGGCAAGGCGAAGGACGGGCTGCCGTTTCTCGCCAAGGCCGTTCTGGCCGCCTGACCCCCGTCGTCCCGGGCTCGCCCCGGGACGATGTCCTCGGCCTATGGGCCACTCCTCACGAATCGGGATTGCCCCGGCGCGCGCGCTTCCCTATCGGCAAGGACTGATCCAACCCGAGGTTGCCCGATGACGAGTTTCCAGGACCGCGAGCGCGGCGAAGAGGCCAAGTTCGCGCATGACGCCGACACCCTGTTCCGCATTCAGGCGCGTCGCAACCGCCTGGTCGGCGAATGGGCGGCCGAGCGCATGAAGCTCTCGCAGGCGGAAACCGACGCCTACGCCAAGGCCGTCGTTCAGGCCGACTTCGAGGAAGCCGGCGACGAGGACGTGATCCGCAAGCTGCTGGGCGACCTCACCGCCGCCGGCGTCGATACCACTGAAGCCGAAGTTCGCGCCGCGCTCTCCGCCAAGCAGGCCGAAGCGCGCCGCCAGTTCCTGGGTTGATATTCCGATGGGCATGACCGCAACCGAGATCGAGACGATGATCCGCACCGCGCTGCCGGATGCGGAAGTCACGATCACCGACCTCGCCGGTGACAACGACCACTACGCCGCGCACGTCGTTTCCGCCGCTTTCACGGGCAAGCCGCGCGTCGCCCAGCACAAGCTGGTCTACGAAGCGCTCGGCGGCCGCATGGGCGGCGTTCTGCATGCCTTGCAACTCACCACTGCCGTCCCCAACTGACGTTGCAACATATCCAAGGGTTTTACTGAAATGTCCGACGTCAACGCCCGTATCGGCGACATCGTAAAGAGCAACGACGTGGTCCTCTTCATGAAGGGCACCCCGTTGTTCCCGCAGTGCGGCTTCTCCAGCCGCGCCATCGCCATCCTCGACCACCTCGGCGTCGCTTACGAGACCGTCGACGTGTTGCAGGACATGGAAATCCGCCAGGGCATCAAGGCCTACTCGGACTGGCCGACGATCCCCCAGCTCTACGTCAAGGGCGAGTTCCTCGGCGGCAGCGACATCATGATGGAGATGTACGAGGCGGGCGAACTGCACCAGCTCATGACCGAAAGCGGGATCGCTGCCCAAGGCTGATCTGCTGATCCGGCACACAGCCGAATGTCATAAAGGCTCGGGAAGCAATTCCCGGGCCTTTTGCTTGTGCGCCGCTGGTGAAGGGGAACCCCGGGGAGGCGGGTCCGGGAGACTGTCCGGCCCCGCCTCTATCGAGACTGCTTTCTCTCGAGGTACGATACTCCATAAGCATGGCGCGTGCCAGTTTTGATTTTCTTAGGAAATCAGCCGTTTCGTCCGCGCGACTGTCGGGCCGCCAATCGCAGGTTGTAAATCCTGCCGACAGTCCTGCCGATTCCCGCAAGCATTTTGCCCTTGCGACTGCCTGCCCCACGCGCGACATCCTCATGATGTTCCGCAGCCCCCCTTCCGACCAGCCGATGTCCGCCGATGGCCCCTCGGTCGTCCCCGCCGCCACGGTGGTCGTGTTCCGCCATGCCGCCGAGGGCGGACCGCCCGAACTGCTCATGCTCCAGCGTTCCGACGGCATGCGCTTTGCCGGGGGTGCGGCAGTGTTCCCCGGCGGCCGCGTCGATCCTGCCGACCGCGAACTCGCCCGCCGCATCCTGCCGGGCGAAGCCGAGGAGATCGCTGCGGCCCGCATCGCCGCCATCCGCGAGACGCTGGAGGAAAGCGGGCTGATGATCGCCACCCGCCAGCCCGTCACCGCGCAGGAGGCCCGCGAAGCCCGCGCGCTGCTGATGGAGGTGGGTCGCCTCGACATCGTGCTGGAGCGCTTCGGCTGGGAACTGGAGCCGCAGTCGCTCACCTTCTTCGCGCACTGGTGCCCCTTGTGGGAAAAGGCGTTCGACACCCGCTTCTTCGTCGTAGACCTCGGCACCGGGGCGGTCGACGTGACGGTGGACGCGACCGAGAACTCGCGCCTGTTCTGGACCAGCGCCGCCGATGCGCTCGCCATGGCCGACAGCGGCGAGATCACCGTGATCTTCCCGACCCGCCGCAACCTCGAACGGCTGGCGCAATACGCCAGCCATGCCGAGGCGCTCGCCGACATCGCCGCGCACCCGGTCTCGCGCATCAATCCGCATACCGAGCAGCGCGACGACGGCGAGTGGCTGGTGATCCCCGAGGGTCTCGGCTACCCGGTTCTCGGCCAGCTCAAGGCGACCGCGCGAAGAGGCTGATTCATGCCGCTGCCGGGATCGCCTCCGGCACCTTCGGCCCAGTCGCGGCATAGAGCCCCAGCACCACCGCCAACACGAAGAAGCCGCTGATCGCCAGGATCGCGCCGTCGTAGCTTCCCGTCATCGTATGCACCCGCGCCGAACCGACCACGGCGACGGCGATGAACGGCAGCCCGATCAGCGTGTTGAGCCCGAAGCTACGGCTGTAGCTCGCCTGCCCGAAGGCATCGGTCAGCCCCTTGCCCAGCGTCGGGATCGCGCCCGCCCCGTGCATCCCGATCAGGCCGATCACTACGGCGGCGAGCCAGAACGGCGGATGCTGGAGCAGGATCGCCCAGAGCACCGCGCAATCGAAGCCGATCAGCGCCAGCGCTTTCGCCCCGCCGAGACGGTCCGCGATCCACCCGAACAGCACCGACCCGGCGATCCCGACCAGCGACATGATCGACTGCAGCAGCGCCGCCTCGGGCCGGGTGAAGCCCCAGGACATGCCCATCGGCACCAGCAGCGAGCCGAGCAGGACCGAACTCGTCATGCTCGCCACCGCCGCCAGCGAGATTGCCCAGAAGCGCGGCCGCGCCAGCAGTTGCGCCACGCTGAAGGAGCCATCGGCGGTCCGCTTTGCCTCCGGTTCCGGCGCTGGGGTCTCGGTGTGGCCCGGCGGGTGGTCGACCGTCAGCAGGATCAGCGGCAGCAGCAGCACCGCTGCGATGACGCCGATCGACAGGTAGATCGC includes these proteins:
- the leuC gene encoding 3-isopropylmalate dehydratase large subunit translates to MTTNPRTLYQKIWDAHVVDKRDDGTCLIYIDRHIVHEVTSPQAFESLRAAGRPVRRPDLTLAVPDHNLPTTARRDANGNRVPIADPQSAQQLEMLEKNAPAFGIRYIGDADPEQGIVHVVGPEQGFSLPGATIVCGDSHTACNGGLGALAFGIGTSEVEHVLATQTLLLKQAKTFEVRVEGKLGAGVTPKDVILHVIGVIGTAGGTGYVIEYTGNVFREMSVEGRLTVSNMSIEGGARAGLVAPDETTFAYVKGRPYAPKGEDWDKAVAWWKSLATDEGATYDKSVFIRAEDIQPTVTWGTSPEDTSGIGGVVPSPEDFADASKRDAVKHSLDYMGLTPGTKLTDVEVQNIFIGSCTNSRIEDIRAAAEVLKGRHKADNVKWAIVVPGSGLVKAQAEAEGLDKIIIDAGLEWREPGCSACLAMNPDKVPAGERCASTSNRNFTGRQGPGARTHLMSPAMAAAAAVTGKLTDVRDLAPVTEPA
- the leuD gene encoding 3-isopropylmalate dehydratase small subunit; translation: MQAINHVAGKAIPFGRKNVDTDVIIPAHWLKTITREGLGKGAFESVKKEEGNVFTDPANAGAPILIAGDNFGCGSSREHAAWALLDMGVTCVIAPSFSDIFSGNAFKNGILTVALPQEAIDRLMEVALTDPIDIDLETQSVTTPFQDRFTFEIDPFRKHCLLNGLDEIGLTIAQGDAISSYEGKAKDGLPFLAKAVLAA
- a CDS encoding DUF1476 domain-containing protein translates to MTSFQDRERGEEAKFAHDADTLFRIQARRNRLVGEWAAERMKLSQAETDAYAKAVVQADFEEAGDEDVIRKLLGDLTAAGVDTTEAEVRAALSAKQAEARRQFLG
- a CDS encoding BolA/IbaG family iron-sulfur metabolism protein, whose protein sequence is MGMTATEIETMIRTALPDAEVTITDLAGDNDHYAAHVVSAAFTGKPRVAQHKLVYEALGGRMGGVLHALQLTTAVPN
- the grxD gene encoding Grx4 family monothiol glutaredoxin; amino-acid sequence: MSDVNARIGDIVKSNDVVLFMKGTPLFPQCGFSSRAIAILDHLGVAYETVDVLQDMEIRQGIKAYSDWPTIPQLYVKGEFLGGSDIMMEMYEAGELHQLMTESGIAAQG
- a CDS encoding NUDIX domain-containing protein, giving the protein MFRSPPSDQPMSADGPSVVPAATVVVFRHAAEGGPPELLMLQRSDGMRFAGGAAVFPGGRVDPADRELARRILPGEAEEIAAARIAAIRETLEESGLMIATRQPVTAQEAREARALLMEVGRLDIVLERFGWELEPQSLTFFAHWCPLWEKAFDTRFFVVDLGTGAVDVTVDATENSRLFWTSAADALAMADSGEITVIFPTRRNLERLAQYASHAEALADIAAHPVSRINPHTEQRDDGEWLVIPEGLGYPVLGQLKATARRG
- a CDS encoding MFS transporter encodes the protein MALHTGPASEAPNHPLAVRMGVIAGVSHNVVIGTVMGSFGLMLASVEQRLGVSAEQAAAGIPLVLVGSSILAPFVGVLIAKVSLRLLLLVGALLTVAGYLTLAWTQSYALYLLAYGLCFGPAMSLAGSIGPATLVTRWFNRNRGLALGIVHLPVVIAIVPWTLERALSVVSPSAIYLSIGVIAAVLLLPLILLTVDHPPGHTETPAPEPEAKRTADGSFSVAQLLARPRFWAISLAAVASMTSSVLLGSLLVPMGMSWGFTRPEAALLQSIMSLVGIAGSVLFGWIADRLGGAKALALIGFDCAVLWAILLQHPPFWLAAVVIGLIGMHGAGAIPTLGKGLTDAFGQASYSRSFGLNTLIGLPFIAVAVVGSARVHTMTGSYDGAILAISGFFVLAVVLGLYAATGPKVPEAIPAAA